A stretch of the Poseidonibacter parvus genome encodes the following:
- a CDS encoding Na/Pi symporter, whose amino-acid sequence MRKIIYPLILIALAYLLLVDDDAKVIITGIAIFLIGMTFMEDGFKLFSGGILEKVLSKTTNNIPKAIFTGFLSTSIVQSSSLISVVIISFLSAGLISLSGAIGVIFGSNIGSTTTAWIVSSFGMEIKIAAFAFPMIIFGVIFRFSDNKSYKGLGNVLLGLGFVFLGISYMKEGFDTLKNGIDLSQFAIEGNLGILIYILIGLLATVVIQSSAATMALIITALMTNQILYINALELAIGANIGTTVTAVVAAISSNANGKRLAVAHFIFNITTAIIAIAFLYQLADLVSVLASKIGILEDNYAMKLALFHTIFNIIGVLLVSPFTYKLESFLATLFKDEKTSKLKAKFLDDIVISVPDAAIEAIKNETIHLYENSVEVISHALYLHRHNYLGSHDISLVVKNSNAQINIDINEFYSSKIKSLYGEIIHFSVLAQENMDNDYKNKIYSYKLASKDIVEAIKNIRDLHKNIIFYLKSDNSFIKEEYNYLRTNIAKTINTINDLKNDKDDVKAFKNLEILEYEIMQLGDLHNEKIDTLIRKNQITSTMATSLINDSTYTHSISKNLIDVARILWIDDKK is encoded by the coding sequence TTGAGAAAAATCATCTATCCATTAATTTTAATTGCATTAGCTTATTTACTTTTAGTTGATGATGATGCAAAAGTTATAATCACTGGAATCGCAATTTTTTTAATTGGTATGACTTTTATGGAAGATGGTTTCAAACTTTTTAGTGGTGGTATTTTAGAAAAAGTTTTATCTAAAACTACTAATAATATTCCAAAAGCTATATTTACAGGCTTTTTATCTACTTCAATTGTTCAAAGTTCTTCATTGATCTCAGTTGTAATAATATCTTTTTTAAGTGCAGGGTTAATATCTTTAAGTGGTGCTATTGGAGTTATCTTTGGCTCAAATATAGGTTCAACTACAACTGCTTGGATAGTTTCAAGTTTTGGAATGGAAATTAAAATAGCTGCCTTTGCTTTTCCTATGATTATTTTTGGAGTAATTTTTAGATTCTCTGACAATAAAAGTTATAAAGGTTTAGGTAATGTTCTTTTAGGTTTAGGATTTGTCTTTTTAGGTATTTCTTATATGAAAGAAGGTTTTGATACTTTAAAAAATGGTATTGACTTATCTCAATTTGCAATAGAAGGCAATTTAGGAATATTAATTTATATTCTAATTGGATTACTTGCAACTGTAGTTATTCAATCAAGTGCTGCAACAATGGCATTAATTATCACTGCTTTAATGACTAATCAAATTTTATATATAAATGCTTTAGAATTAGCAATTGGAGCTAATATAGGTACAACAGTTACTGCTGTTGTAGCTGCAATTTCATCAAATGCTAATGGTAAAAGATTAGCAGTTGCACATTTTATTTTTAATATCACAACTGCAATAATAGCAATTGCTTTTTTATATCAACTAGCAGATTTAGTGTCTGTACTTGCTTCTAAAATAGGAATTTTAGAAGATAACTATGCAATGAAATTAGCATTATTTCATACTATTTTTAATATTATTGGAGTTTTACTTGTATCTCCTTTTACCTATAAATTAGAAAGTTTTTTAGCAACACTATTTAAAGATGAAAAAACATCAAAATTAAAAGCAAAATTTCTTGATGATATTGTAATTTCAGTTCCTGATGCTGCAATAGAAGCTATAAAAAATGAAACTATACATTTATACGAAAACTCAGTTGAAGTGATTTCTCATGCTTTATATTTACACAGACACAACTATTTAGGAAGCCATGATATTTCTTTAGTTGTTAAAAATTCAAATGCACAAATAAATATTGATATTAATGAGTTTTATTCAAGCAAGATAAAATCTTTATATGGAGAAATAATACATTTTTCTGTTCTTGCTCAAGAAAATATGGATAATGATTATAAAAATAAAATATACTCTTACAAATTAGCTTCAAAAGACATAGTTGAAGCAATCAAGAATATTAGAGATCTTCATAAAAATATAATCTTTTATTTAAAATCAGATAATAGCTTTATAAAAGAAGAATACAATTATTTAAGAACTAATATAGCTAAGACTATAAATACAATAAATGATTTAAAAAATGATAAAGATGATGTAAAAGCTTTTAAAAATTTAGAGATTTTAGAGTATGAAATAATGCAGTTAGGTGATTTACACAATGAAAAAATTGATACATTAATTAGAAAAAATCAAATAACAAGTACAATGGCAACAT
- a CDS encoding DEAD/DEAH box helicase — protein MGINSLLIDALKDLEFEKATEIQEKSIPIALKKKDILAAAQSGTGKTAAFLLPILNEIHENQEGLKDKTLRALIIVPTRELANQISKVIEEFSKYIRIEKAVVYGGVSSTDQAKKIARGLDILVATPGRLQEHIRNKTVDLSSVTTLVVDEVDTMLDMGFLNDIEVIFQEANQSRQILMYSATMTQNVKKLAKEFLKDPVVVEISSQRSSVKKIVQRVIEVDPDQKAALLSYIIGSENYSQVLVFVNTKKEADGLVEHLNLDGLPASCIHGDIRQTARAKALRKFRSGDNRVLVATDIAARGIDIQMLPLVVNFELPEGVSDYTHRIGRTGRAGQSGFAITLLSVKDYKMMKEIEKELILDLGREEVEGFEPTEKKPRIFVHKRRPLSQKKGLKDKYGKPKQTSKTNKKPNQKTSKKTTKRDANRNFRK, from the coding sequence ATGGGCATAAATTCTCTATTAATTGACGCATTAAAAGATTTAGAGTTTGAAAAAGCTACGGAAATACAAGAAAAGTCTATACCAATAGCGCTTAAAAAGAAAGACATATTAGCAGCCGCACAAAGTGGTACAGGAAAAACTGCTGCATTTTTATTACCAATTTTAAATGAAATTCATGAAAATCAAGAAGGTCTTAAAGATAAAACATTAAGAGCTTTAATAATTGTACCAACAAGAGAACTTGCTAATCAAATATCAAAAGTTATTGAAGAGTTTTCAAAATACATAAGAATAGAAAAAGCTGTTGTTTATGGTGGAGTTTCATCTACAGACCAAGCTAAAAAAATAGCACGTGGGTTAGATATTTTAGTTGCAACTCCTGGAAGATTACAAGAACATATCAGAAATAAAACAGTTGATTTATCTTCAGTTACAACTTTAGTTGTAGACGAAGTTGATACTATGCTTGATATGGGATTTTTAAATGATATTGAAGTAATTTTTCAAGAAGCAAATCAAAGCAGACAGATTTTAATGTACTCTGCAACAATGACTCAAAATGTTAAAAAACTTGCGAAAGAGTTTTTAAAAGACCCAGTTGTTGTAGAAATTTCTTCACAAAGATCAAGTGTTAAAAAAATTGTTCAAAGAGTTATAGAAGTAGACCCAGACCAAAAAGCTGCACTACTTTCTTATATTATTGGTTCAGAGAACTATTCACAAGTTTTAGTTTTTGTAAATACGAAAAAAGAAGCAGATGGCTTAGTTGAACACTTAAATCTTGATGGTTTACCAGCTTCTTGTATTCATGGAGATATAAGACAAACTGCACGTGCAAAAGCTTTAAGAAAATTTAGATCAGGAGATAATAGAGTTTTAGTTGCAACTGATATTGCAGCACGTGGTATTGATATTCAAATGCTTCCACTTGTAGTTAACTTTGAACTTCCAGAAGGTGTTAGTGATTATACACACAGAATTGGAAGAACAGGCCGTGCTGGTCAATCTGGTTTTGCTATTACACTTTTAAGTGTAAAAGATTATAAAATGATGAAAGAGATTGAAAAAGAGTTAATTCTTGATTTAGGAAGAGAAGAAGTAGAAGGTTTTGAACCAACAGAAAAAAAACCAAGAATATTTGTTCATAAAAGAAGACCTCTTTCTCAGAAAAAAGGTTTAAAAGATAAATATGGAAAACCAAAGCAAACAAGTAAAACAAATAAAAAACCTAATCAAAAAACATCTAAAAAAACAACAAAAAGAGATGCTAATAGAAACTTTAGAAAATAA
- a CDS encoding 3'-5' exonuclease has protein sequence MIILDFETNSQNIGDVIEVAAVKLKKVNDKYELVDKFHRYYLSRYSVNPYSYEVHKLTPELILEHRKDMTYSSYFTEDLDFIEFCEDANTLVAHNISFELRHLDRMVKFENHFCTMKENKKIVKALNKNGNIKNPKLDETCNFYKIDFDDVKYHSATYDVSKTYEILKRMNII, from the coding sequence ATGATAATTTTAGATTTTGAAACAAATTCACAAAATATTGGGGATGTAATAGAAGTAGCAGCTGTTAAATTAAAAAAAGTAAATGATAAATATGAGTTAGTTGATAAGTTTCATAGATATTATCTTTCAAGATATAGTGTTAATCCATACTCATATGAAGTACATAAGTTAACACCAGAGCTTATATTAGAGCATAGAAAAGATATGACTTATTCTTCTTATTTTACTGAAGATTTAGATTTTATAGAGTTTTGTGAAGATGCAAATACTTTAGTTGCACATAATATTTCTTTTGAATTAAGACATCTTGATAGAATGGTAAAGTTTGAAAATCATTTTTGTACAATGAAAGAGAATAAAAAAATAGTAAAAGCTTTAAATAAAAATGGAAATATCAAAAATCCGAAACTTGATGAAACTTGTAATTTTTATAAAATAGATTTTGATGATGTTAAATATCATAGTGCTACTTATGATGTTTCGAAAACTTATGAGATATTAAAAAGAATGAATATTATATAA
- a CDS encoding DUF309 domain-containing protein, producing the protein MNIKMELKELIVLLEKNYFINVHDKTEELWRKYKNDKKTRNESFILKAFVNAFAYFELIKMQRYEHAQNIWLLYKKYENLIDEIDSINKIEYKKIQKMIYEKREEIKK; encoded by the coding sequence ATGAATATTAAAATGGAACTAAAAGAACTTATCGTTTTATTAGAAAAAAATTATTTTATAAATGTTCATGATAAAACAGAAGAGTTATGGAGAAAGTATAAAAATGATAAAAAAACAAGAAATGAATCTTTTATACTAAAAGCTTTTGTAAATGCTTTTGCATATTTTGAACTAATAAAAATGCAAAGGTATGAACATGCACAAAATATATGGCTACTTTATAAAAAATATGAGAACCTAATAGATGAAATAGATTCTATTAATAAAATTGAATATAAGAAAATACAAAAAATGATATATGAAAAAAGAGAAGAAATAAAAAAATGA
- a CDS encoding flagellin codes for MQIGNNSQISQDIYSSANQSLNKIATGVTLNQASNDASSLAISNNLQAQASGYTQAIENSNSAIALTQIADGAISEQSKILDNVKEKLLQASTDTTSQDGRDALLNDIKGLLEQFDNIASSTNYNDTNLLQNTSSDNSATNSLQFQAGEESSDLIETSSVQSNTEGLSLSALVNQDASSFSSSDARGFLDDVDNAISSLSDIRSEFGSVQNQLESSTTNLLSQRTETLGANAVYDTDFAKESANFSKQNVLAQIGAFASTQANNINQQTVGRLLT; via the coding sequence ATGCAAATTGGAAATAACTCGCAAATAAGCCAAGATATATACTCAAGTGCAAATCAGTCTTTAAATAAAATTGCAACAGGTGTTACACTTAATCAAGCAAGCAATGATGCTTCAAGTTTAGCAATATCAAATAACTTACAAGCACAAGCTAGTGGTTACACTCAAGCCATTGAAAACTCAAACTCAGCAATTGCTCTAACACAAATAGCAGATGGTGCTATTAGTGAACAATCTAAAATTTTAGATAATGTAAAAGAAAAGCTTTTACAAGCATCAACTGATACAACTAGCCAAGATGGAAGAGATGCCCTTTTAAATGATATTAAAGGACTATTAGAACAGTTTGATAATATTGCTAGCAGTACAAATTACAATGATACTAATTTACTTCAAAATACTAGTAGCGATAATTCTGCTACAAATAGTTTACAATTCCAAGCAGGTGAAGAAAGTAGTGATTTAATTGAAACATCAAGTGTACAATCAAATACTGAAGGTCTTTCTTTATCAGCACTTGTAAATCAAGATGCTTCAAGTTTTTCAAGTTCGGATGCTAGAGGTTTTTTAGATGATGTAGATAATGCTATAAGTTCTTTAAGTGACATTAGAAGTGAATTTGGTTCTGTTCAAAATCAATTAGAAAGTTCAACAACAAATCTTTTATCACAAAGAACTGAAACTTTAGGTGCAAATGCTGTTTATGATACAGATTTTGCCAAAGAATCAGCTAACTTTTCAAAACAAAATGTGTTAGCACAAATTGGAGCTTTTGCAAGTACGCAAGCTAACAATATTAATCAACAAACAGTTGGAAGACTATTAACTTAA